From the Nostoc sp. PCC 7107 genome, the window TTTGATTTGTAAACATCGTGTAGATAAGAAGAGTATTTGTTATAACTATGCTTCTCGGTTCTTATGAATGATTGAGAACGGCAAATATTGATTCTGTCTTAATCTAAGAAGTAAAAATTTTACCAGCATTTGTATCTGAGATTGATTATAAATTAATCTCAGAGTAAATACTTAAATTACTAATTAAATAAATACATATCGAAATTTTGCTCTCTGCTAATTCTCTTGACGACATTAACAACTGCATATAAGTTTGTATTCAGTCAAGTAAAAGCTTAAAGATTGTCAAAAGCTAAACAAAATAAGGCTAAAAGACAGATATACTGAACGTATCAGGGACAATTGTATCTCTAGTATTGTTTAATAATCACTGGTAGCAAAAGCTTACCTAGTGAGGCTCATCCAAAATTCAAAATACAAAGGTGAGTTCAGAGAATCGCCATAACTTGCTAGAGATATTTTGTATATAAATAGACAAACAACACAGTATCTACAACTGCATCTACATCTCAATGATTAATACAGAGTATTTGTCACGCTTTTATAAAGCGTGTAACCCCAGCTACGCCCTCAACATGAGCGATCGGCTTGATCGGCAGTATTATATAGATTTCGCCAATGTACGTGGCTGCAAGATTGTCGAAGAATTACAACGTACAATCAGCCGTATTTCTCCCGATGAACCTACCTGTCAGTTATTTACAGGTCATATTGGCTGTGGTAAGTCTACAGAATTACAACGCCTCAAAGCAGAACTAGAAGCTGTAGGATTTCATGTAGTTTACTTTGAATCTAGTCAAGACTTAGATATGGCGGATATCGATGTCAGCGATATTTTGCTGAGTGTAGCTCGTCAAGTCAGCGCTAGTTTAGAAGCAATTAAGATCCAAGTTCAACCACATTACTTTATCAATCTCTTCAAAGAAATTGGAGATTTTTTGCAAAGCCCCATAGAACTTTCTGGACAAGCAGAGTTGTCCTTGGGAATTGCGAAAATTACAGCCAAAACCAAAGATAGCGCCCAGGTAAGAAATCAACTCAGGCAATATTTAGAACCACGTACTAATAGTATTTTGCAAGCAATTAACGAAGAGGTTCTAGAAAAAGCTATTGAACAACTTAAACTCAGAGGTCAAAAAGGTTTGGTTGTTATCGTTGATAATTTAGATCGAGTAGATATGCGTCCTTTAGCATCTGGGCGGACACAACCAGAATATCTATTCATCGACAGAGGTGAACAATTACGCCGCCTCAAATGCCACGTAGTCTACACTATTCCTCTAGCGTTAATTTTTTCTAATGAGTATGAAACACTCAAAAATCGCTTGGGTGGAGGTATTGCGCCTAAAGTATTACCAATGGTAAGAGTTAGACAAAGAGATAGTAGTGACTACGAACCAGGGATGTTACTACTGCGCCAGTTAGTTTTAGCCAGAGCATTTCCAGAAGTTTCCTATAACGAAAGGCTGTCGTTAATCACAGAATTATTTGAGCATCATGAAACCCTCGACCGTTTATGTCGTGTGAGTGGCGGCCACATCCGTAACTTATTAGGATTGCTCTATAGCTGTCTGCAACGACAAGACCCTCCTTTTTCTGGGGACTGTTTAGAAGCAGTAATTAAAGACTACCGAGATGACTTGCTATTAGCTATTGATGAATACCAGTGGGAACTATTATTTGAGGTTGTACAACAGCAGAGCGTAAAAGGAGAATCTGAGTATCAAAGCTTGCTGCGAAGTATGTATTTATTTGAATACCGTGATCCTGTTGGTCGTTGGTTTGGGATTAGTCCAGCATTAGCAGAGACAGAAAAAGTTATTGCTTGGCAGCAAAAAATATAATCGTACTGAGTGAGTTAATAGTTCTTAGCATCAGTCATTAGTCCATCTTCATTTGACTAATGACTAATTTATAATGAGCAATTTTTTCTGTTGAGGCTGTATTCCGGTTTTGAGATATGACCAAATCCCCATTCACAGTAGATAGTGTTAATCATAATAATAATTCTCTGCAAAGGTTAGTGCGCTCAATCAAGCTTTCTAAGGATCAATTTGCTCTTATTCTTGTGCGATGTAACTATCAGCAATTAAGAGAGCAAATGTTAGAAAATATTCGCTCTCTGACAAAAGATATAAACTTACAGGAAATCTATCTCCAACCAGCGACTAAAGCTTTACATACAACAATCATTACAAAACTAAGTCTAGATCATCCTGCCGTAATTACAGATTCTCCACCATCAGCGGTGATGGTCTTTGGTTTAGAGTCAATTCTGGCGCTGGAAGACTTATTAACTAGTCTTAATCAAGCGAGAGATATCTATACAGCAACCTTTCCTTTTCCTGTGGTGTTGTGGCTACAAGATGAAGTGGCAACAATGCTGACAAAACTAGCACCCGATTTCAAAAGTTGGGCGGCAACTACTATCAAGTTTGAATTGTCAAAAGAAGATTTAATTGCCTTAATACGTCAAGAGACAGAATCACTGTTTGCTAAATTTTTAGAAGCAGGTGCAGAAAAATTTTTATCTAATGCTGCTCTTAATTTAGCACCTAAATCTCAACATCGTCACGAAATTGAGTCTGCTCGTAATGATTTATTACGTCTGTATAGTGTTCAACTAGAGCCAGGGTTAGAAGCTAGTTTAGAATTTGTTTTAGGACGAGATAAATATGCAAATGACCAAATTAATAGTGCATTAGCTCATTATCAAAGAAGCTTAAGTTTATGGCAGAGAGAGGCTAAACGAGAGAATGAAATAGTTCAAAAAATAGAAGTTTCTGAGGAAAAAAATGAACATATTTATGCGTATCGCATTCGACAGGCAATAGTCTTATTTCATGTAGGTTTATGTTATCGCCGAATGGCTGACTTACATCAAATCACTAATAGTCACTATTGTCAACATGCCCTTTCATGGTTTCAGAGATGTTTAGATTTATTAGAACAATTACAAAGGCAAGATTTAGTAGCAAAATTTATTTTGCCTGTTTGTGAAATGCTGCAACGTTTAAAATATTTAGACGAGCTAGAAGTATTAGCACAAAAGTCTTTACATCTACATGAAATGTATGGTAATACTGCTAAAGTAGCACAAGATTATGGTTTTTTAGCAGATGTAGCAGCATCACGTAATAATTGGGTGTTGGCTCATGAGTTAGCAAATACCGCACTTTCTATTGCCGAATTAGCAACAGAAGTTTCTCGACAACAAGAAAGCTGGTATCTTTTATTGCTGGCTCGGACTCAGAAACATCTAGGGCAATGGGAAGAAGCAATTAGTAATTTAGAATGGGCCAGGGTGGTTTGTGAACTACAGTATGAACCATCGCTATATTTAGAAATATTAGAAGAATTGCGATCGCTGTACTTATTTGAGCGCCATGATTATGCAGAAGCATTCAATCTCAAGCAAGAAAAAGTTCAAATAGAACACCAATATGGCTTTCGTGTATTTATTGGAGCCAGTCAATTACAGCCAAAACGTTACAGAATTAACCCTGTTTTAGAAACCCAAAAAATTTCATTTATTCCAGAAGATATTGCTCAAGAAAT encodes:
- a CDS encoding P-loop NTPase fold protein — translated: MINTEYLSRFYKACNPSYALNMSDRLDRQYYIDFANVRGCKIVEELQRTISRISPDEPTCQLFTGHIGCGKSTELQRLKAELEAVGFHVVYFESSQDLDMADIDVSDILLSVARQVSASLEAIKIQVQPHYFINLFKEIGDFLQSPIELSGQAELSLGIAKITAKTKDSAQVRNQLRQYLEPRTNSILQAINEEVLEKAIEQLKLRGQKGLVVIVDNLDRVDMRPLASGRTQPEYLFIDRGEQLRRLKCHVVYTIPLALIFSNEYETLKNRLGGGIAPKVLPMVRVRQRDSSDYEPGMLLLRQLVLARAFPEVSYNERLSLITELFEHHETLDRLCRVSGGHIRNLLGLLYSCLQRQDPPFSGDCLEAVIKDYRDDLLLAIDEYQWELLFEVVQQQSVKGESEYQSLLRSMYLFEYRDPVGRWFGISPALAETEKVIAWQQKI